Proteins encoded by one window of Bradyrhizobium sp. B097:
- a CDS encoding LysR family transcriptional regulator, with protein MSIRTLKTLIAVADQGSFSAAAKQVFITHAAVSQQIRALEEEWKVPLFDRSRRTPVLTPAGRALVSKAREVVAAYDNIVPSVLGNQGIEGILSLGAVPTTLTGLVPLAVSKLKRDYPALHVVVVPGLTTTLIQQVERGQLDLAIVSKPQFIPRNLVWYDLAEEVLELLASIEAEGRDPVQLLENSPFIRFSRQAVVGSLIETWLQENKIIVRETMELESLEAISSMVYYNLGVSIAPRTCVAASNALPLKHLPLGRGKGLSRMLGCISRADSVRIRAIDETNVRLAATIREGQRPLLQRSMRTPPKEKRKRSTK; from the coding sequence ATGTCGATCCGAACTCTCAAGACGCTGATTGCTGTCGCCGATCAGGGCAGCTTCAGCGCGGCAGCCAAGCAAGTATTCATTACCCATGCAGCGGTGAGCCAACAAATCAGAGCACTCGAAGAGGAATGGAAAGTCCCGCTTTTCGACAGAAGTCGCCGAACCCCTGTGCTGACGCCCGCCGGCCGCGCTCTGGTTTCGAAGGCGCGGGAGGTCGTCGCCGCGTACGACAACATCGTCCCGAGCGTTTTAGGCAATCAAGGCATCGAAGGTATCTTGTCGCTGGGCGCCGTGCCGACCACCCTCACGGGGCTCGTCCCCTTGGCGGTTTCGAAGCTGAAGAGAGATTATCCCGCTCTGCATGTCGTGGTGGTACCAGGCTTGACGACCACTTTGATCCAGCAGGTCGAGCGCGGTCAGCTCGATCTCGCAATCGTGTCAAAACCACAGTTCATTCCTCGCAATCTCGTTTGGTATGACCTTGCGGAGGAGGTTCTTGAACTGCTCGCCTCGATCGAGGCCGAAGGCAGGGATCCTGTACAATTGTTGGAGAACAGCCCTTTCATCAGATTTTCGCGCCAAGCCGTGGTGGGCAGCCTGATTGAGACCTGGCTTCAGGAAAACAAGATCATCGTCCGAGAGACTATGGAGCTGGAGAGCCTGGAAGCGATCTCCAGCATGGTCTACTACAATCTAGGCGTTTCTATCGCGCCACGAACCTGCGTCGCAGCGTCAAACGCACTTCCACTTAAGCACCTGCCGCTCGGTCGAGGAAAAGGACTTTCCAGAATGTTGGGGTGCATCTCGCGGGCTGATAGCGTTCGGATACGAGCAATCGACGAGACGAATGTCAGACTGGCCGCCACGATTCGCGAGGGCCAGCGTCCGCTTCTGCAGCGGTCCATGAGAACCCCGCCGAAGGAGAAACGGAAACGGTCAACGAAGTAG
- a CDS encoding sulfite exporter TauE/SafE family protein produces the protein MSFYLWLAAGSAAGGFINGLAGFGTALFALSFWLQILPPTEAVSMVVIMSVVSGLQGVALVRQSIQDNPVRLSRFLVPGLAGIPVGTNLLAVVNPLTIKLVVATFLISYGGFIMARRGLPRSARQWPVVDCCVGFVGGILGGAASLSGVVPTMWCALQPWTKSEQRAVLQPFNVLILAISAAVFCASGYYSAQTVPLILIALPITLIFAQIGIWTFKRMTDDQFRRLLVGLMFASGVILVAKEVLLR, from the coding sequence ATGAGCTTCTATCTCTGGCTCGCTGCCGGTTCCGCCGCGGGCGGCTTCATCAACGGCTTGGCAGGGTTCGGTACCGCGCTATTCGCGTTGAGCTTCTGGCTCCAGATTCTGCCGCCGACGGAGGCCGTTTCGATGGTCGTCATCATGTCGGTTGTGAGCGGACTGCAAGGCGTCGCGCTGGTGCGGCAGAGCATTCAAGACAATCCGGTGCGTCTTTCCAGGTTCCTGGTGCCCGGTCTTGCCGGAATTCCCGTAGGCACGAACCTCCTTGCCGTCGTCAATCCGCTTACCATCAAGCTGGTTGTGGCGACCTTCCTGATCTCGTATGGCGGGTTCATAATGGCACGTCGTGGGCTGCCGCGTTCTGCGCGGCAATGGCCGGTCGTGGATTGTTGCGTTGGTTTCGTGGGCGGCATTTTGGGTGGGGCTGCCTCCTTGTCGGGGGTCGTTCCAACGATGTGGTGCGCTCTTCAGCCATGGACGAAATCCGAACAAAGGGCGGTATTACAGCCATTCAACGTATTGATTCTGGCGATCTCGGCAGCCGTGTTCTGCGCCAGCGGATACTACTCGGCGCAAACCGTGCCACTCATCCTCATTGCGCTTCCCATTACTCTGATCTTCGCCCAGATCGGCATTTGGACGTTCAAGCGAATGACGGATGATCAATTCCGGCGCCTGCTCGTAGGCTTGATGTTCGCGTCCGGGGTCATTTTGGTCGCAAAGGAAGTCCTACTTCGTTGA
- a CDS encoding NIPSNAP family protein, which yields MFVDERMYTLQAGQVPTFLKLYEAEGMECQVRILGKMVGYYYTDFGPLNQVVHMWGYESLDDRFERRKQLQASAEWQSYAKKMRPLVVKVENKLLVPAPFFRVPA from the coding sequence ATGTTTGTAGACGAGAGAATGTATACCTTGCAAGCAGGCCAAGTGCCCACATTCCTGAAGCTTTACGAAGCCGAGGGAATGGAGTGCCAAGTACGCATCCTCGGCAAGATGGTCGGTTATTACTACACTGACTTCGGTCCACTCAACCAAGTCGTTCACATGTGGGGCTACGAAAGCTTAGATGATCGGTTCGAGCGGCGAAAGCAGCTTCAGGCATCGGCCGAATGGCAGTCGTACGCCAAGAAGATGCGCCCCCTCGTCGTCAAGGTCGAGAACAAGCTCCTAGTGCCCGCGCCTTTCTTTCGCGTGCCTGCCTAG
- a CDS encoding fumarate hydratase C-terminal domain-containing protein produces MERISKPEQIRLSTKPTREALAALKIGDIVYLDGLIYTAREGVYMRVLEGKEPLPLNLPEESAANFHCSPAATVEADGNITMGAVTATASFRFAKWIGEWIRISGAKLIIGKGGMTSHDYKESFVPNGAIYLTTVGYGTGALLGRGIKRARDIYWRKELGLAQAMWLIEAENMGPFIVESDLEGNSLFERENAKVSANLDRVYAGTKPAVLKRFGETDDRSDELIG; encoded by the coding sequence ATGGAACGCATTTCCAAGCCTGAGCAAATCCGCCTGAGCACGAAGCCAACACGCGAGGCGCTGGCTGCGCTGAAGATTGGCGACATCGTCTATCTGGACGGGCTGATTTATACCGCCCGCGAGGGCGTGTACATGCGCGTCCTGGAAGGCAAGGAGCCGCTCCCCCTCAACCTGCCCGAGGAAAGCGCGGCCAACTTCCACTGCTCGCCGGCGGCCACGGTTGAGGCTGATGGCAATATTACGATGGGCGCCGTCACGGCTACCGCATCCTTCCGCTTTGCGAAGTGGATTGGTGAGTGGATACGGATCTCGGGTGCGAAGCTCATCATCGGCAAAGGCGGCATGACTTCGCACGACTACAAGGAGAGCTTCGTTCCGAACGGGGCGATCTATCTCACGACGGTCGGCTACGGCACCGGTGCGCTGCTGGGCAGGGGCATCAAGCGCGCCCGTGACATCTATTGGCGAAAGGAGCTCGGGCTCGCACAGGCCATGTGGCTGATTGAAGCAGAGAACATGGGGCCCTTCATCGTGGAGAGCGATCTCGAGGGCAATAGTCTGTTCGAGCGGGAGAACGCTAAGGTCTCCGCAAATCTTGATCGTGTCTACGCTGGCACCAAGCCGGCGGTGCTGAAGCGGTTCGGGGAAACCGACGATCGCTCGGACGAGCTGATCGGCTGA
- a CDS encoding fumarate hydratase, with translation MISIDAIQKTAESLMEKAAIEIPEDYLDGLRAAADVEDGDLSSFVLQAMLENYEAAKQDRRAMCGDTGCPRWYVKMGNEARIEGGPIALETALRRATANATRSVPLRPNRVHPLWRTDHDNNVGIGAPEIEYAFEPDGDWVDLITVHKGGLFGTDYRMLFPSDGIAGIKRFYLDSLVAFGKRGLACQPAIIGIGLGGSKDACMVLGKRAACLRTVGDRNSDPRIAEMEREFKELGNSIGMGAMGFVGKSMVIDCHIEVGYCHTGGMQMSVHAFCLSSRRAVARIYGNGRVEYRTDPDWFTDYQRRETVEWNAFPSLSKSA, from the coding sequence ATGATTTCCATCGATGCGATTCAAAAGACTGCGGAAAGCCTGATGGAGAAGGCCGCAATCGAGATTCCCGAGGACTATCTCGATGGTCTGCGGGCCGCTGCGGATGTCGAAGACGGTGATCTGTCCTCGTTCGTCTTGCAAGCGATGCTTGAGAACTACGAGGCGGCCAAGCAGGATCGTCGTGCAATGTGCGGCGACACTGGGTGTCCGCGTTGGTATGTAAAGATGGGTAACGAGGCGAGGATCGAGGGGGGCCCGATCGCCCTGGAGACGGCATTACGCCGCGCAACCGCCAACGCGACCAGAAGCGTTCCGCTCAGACCCAACCGTGTCCATCCCCTTTGGCGCACCGATCACGACAACAACGTCGGCATTGGGGCGCCGGAGATCGAGTATGCGTTCGAACCCGATGGCGACTGGGTCGATCTTATCACCGTTCACAAGGGTGGTCTCTTCGGAACGGACTACCGCATGCTGTTTCCGTCCGATGGGATCGCCGGCATCAAGCGGTTCTACCTCGACAGCCTGGTCGCATTCGGCAAGCGTGGGCTGGCCTGTCAGCCAGCGATCATCGGTATCGGGCTCGGAGGGTCGAAGGACGCCTGTATGGTGTTAGGCAAGCGGGCCGCCTGTCTGAGAACTGTCGGCGACAGAAACTCTGATCCTCGCATCGCCGAGATGGAGCGCGAGTTCAAGGAACTGGGCAACTCCATTGGAATGGGAGCGATGGGCTTTGTCGGCAAGTCGATGGTGATCGATTGCCACATCGAGGTTGGCTACTGCCACACCGGAGGAATGCAGATGAGCGTTCACGCATTCTGTCTTTCATCTCGCCGCGCAGTGGCGCGGATCTACGGCAACGGTCGCGTCGAGTATCGCACCGATCCGGACTGGTTCACTGATTATCAACGTCGGGAGACGGTGGAATGGAACGCATTTCCAAGCCTGAGCAAATCCGCCTGA
- a CDS encoding FAD-binding protein — MASAFDLERHDTDILIIGTGGAGLFAVLHAQQAAPEGTKITIAVKGLIGKCGCTRMVQGGYNVALGGDDSVERHFMDTIIGGKWLPNQDMAWRLCEQAVVRIRELENEIGCFFDRNPDGTLHQKAFAGQTADRTVHKGDLTGIEIISRLMEQVLARPVEKLQEHRAVGLIPSKDGSSLAGVLFIDMRTGTLRLVRAKTVLMATGGGPTMYKYHTPSGDKTMDGLAMALRAGLPLRDMEMVQFHPTGLLAGEDTRMTGTVLEEGLRGAGGQLLNSYGHRFMFDYDAKGERATRDVVSRGIYAEMRKNNTSKNGGVYISMAHLGPDNVRQKFKGMVKRCADSGFDLAAGQVEVVPTAHYFMGGIIVDTDTHTEMEGLYVAGEDAGGAHGSNRLGGNGVANSTVYGGIAGDVMGRDIRKMARLREPDEAVLQAEIQRVVYPFTKSPGNIRELRNELQNTMWDNVGVMRTAAGMNRAIRRTSEIRTQLMSVGVAGGSRAFNLTWHDWLNVSSLCDISEVIAKAGLERENSRGAHYREDFPESGSLEESYFTLARKSDEGLQMSRVPVQFTIVRPGHSILSTEEPDTLVRAAE, encoded by the coding sequence ATGGCGAGCGCATTCGATCTCGAGCGCCACGACACCGACATCCTGATTATCGGCACAGGAGGCGCGGGGCTGTTCGCCGTACTTCACGCCCAACAGGCGGCGCCCGAAGGCACAAAGATCACGATCGCTGTAAAGGGGCTGATCGGGAAGTGCGGCTGTACGCGCATGGTGCAGGGGGGCTATAACGTGGCTCTGGGCGGCGACGACTCTGTCGAACGCCATTTCATGGATACGATCATCGGAGGCAAGTGGCTCCCCAACCAGGACATGGCCTGGAGGCTGTGCGAGCAGGCCGTGGTCCGCATCCGCGAACTTGAAAACGAGATCGGATGCTTCTTCGACCGGAACCCTGATGGCACGCTGCACCAGAAGGCGTTTGCGGGGCAAACCGCGGACAGAACTGTTCATAAGGGGGATCTGACCGGTATCGAGATCATTAGCCGCCTGATGGAGCAAGTGCTCGCTCGTCCAGTCGAGAAATTACAGGAGCATCGTGCAGTCGGTCTAATTCCGTCCAAGGATGGCTCGTCGCTTGCCGGAGTCCTGTTCATCGATATGCGTACCGGGACGCTTCGGCTCGTCCGCGCCAAAACTGTGTTGATGGCGACCGGCGGCGGACCGACGATGTACAAGTATCACACGCCGTCTGGCGACAAGACGATGGACGGCCTCGCTATGGCTCTAAGAGCCGGCTTGCCGCTCCGCGACATGGAGATGGTCCAGTTTCACCCCACGGGATTGCTGGCGGGCGAAGACACGCGGATGACGGGCACGGTCCTGGAAGAGGGACTTCGCGGCGCCGGAGGCCAACTGCTAAACAGTTATGGCCATCGCTTCATGTTCGACTACGACGCAAAGGGCGAAAGAGCGACACGCGATGTCGTCAGTCGCGGAATCTATGCGGAGATGCGCAAGAACAACACCTCCAAGAACGGAGGGGTCTACATCTCGATGGCGCATCTCGGCCCTGACAATGTCCGGCAGAAGTTCAAAGGCATGGTGAAGCGTTGCGCGGACAGCGGCTTTGACCTCGCCGCAGGGCAGGTCGAGGTCGTTCCGACAGCGCATTACTTCATGGGCGGTATCATTGTGGATACCGACACTCATACCGAGATGGAAGGATTGTACGTCGCCGGCGAGGACGCTGGCGGTGCACATGGGTCAAATCGGCTAGGCGGAAATGGCGTGGCCAATTCAACCGTCTACGGTGGTATCGCCGGCGACGTTATGGGCCGCGACATCCGCAAGATGGCGCGTTTGCGCGAGCCGGACGAAGCGGTTCTTCAAGCCGAAATTCAGCGCGTTGTCTATCCGTTCACGAAATCACCGGGAAACATCCGGGAATTGCGCAACGAACTTCAAAATACAATGTGGGACAACGTTGGCGTGATGCGAACGGCGGCTGGTATGAACAGGGCCATTCGCCGCACTTCGGAGATTCGGACGCAACTCATGAGTGTCGGCGTCGCCGGGGGCAGTCGAGCCTTCAATCTCACCTGGCACGATTGGCTGAACGTGAGCTCACTCTGCGACATCTCGGAGGTCATTGCCAAGGCGGGTTTGGAGCGAGAAAACTCTCGTGGTGCCCACTATCGAGAAGACTTTCCAGAAAGCGGCAGCTTGGAGGAGTCATATTTCACCTTGGCACGTAAGAGTGACGAGGGACTTCAAATGAGCCGAGTCCCTGTTCAGTTCACTATCGTGCGGCCGGGCCACTCGATCCTATCCACCGAAGAACCTGACACTCTGGTGAGGGCTGCAGAATGA
- the sdhC gene encoding succinate dehydrogenase, cytochrome b556 subunit, giving the protein MMIRPHRYHPLWLAYILHRLSGLALAIFLPIHFYVLSLALTSPKDLDGFLHWADRPLVKAAEFGLVFLLAVHFFGGLRLMAFELLTWTKDQKTWAAASVAFAFMVAGGFLLRAI; this is encoded by the coding sequence ATGATGATCCGGCCGCATCGATATCATCCACTCTGGCTGGCTTACATCCTGCACCGGCTATCCGGCCTGGCGCTCGCAATCTTTCTTCCGATCCACTTCTACGTCCTTTCGCTCGCGCTCACTTCGCCGAAGGACCTGGACGGGTTCCTGCACTGGGCCGACAGGCCGCTGGTCAAGGCTGCAGAGTTCGGCCTCGTATTCTTGCTGGCGGTCCATTTCTTCGGCGGCCTGCGTCTGATGGCTTTCGAATTACTCACCTGGACGAAGGATCAGAAAACCTGGGCCGCGGCCAGTGTAGCATTCGCTTTCATGGTTGCCGGCGGTTTTCTTCTGAGGGCGATTTGA
- a CDS encoding succinate dehydrogenase — MLTLRLFMLQRVTALIMAPLVLGHLAVMVYAVRGGLSTGAILSRTQGSLPWALFYGTFVITVSVHAAIGARVIVAEVLRMCGLLLNVVFLALCVLLLFAGLRAVLSVTMP; from the coding sequence ATGCTGACGCTTCGTCTCTTTATGTTGCAGAGGGTGACCGCTTTGATAATGGCTCCGCTGGTGTTGGGACACTTGGCCGTCATGGTTTATGCGGTACGCGGCGGGCTTTCCACGGGAGCGATTCTTTCCAGAACGCAAGGGAGCCTTCCTTGGGCTCTCTTCTATGGGACTTTTGTGATCACAGTCTCGGTTCATGCTGCGATCGGCGCAAGAGTCATTGTGGCCGAGGTTCTCCGCATGTGCGGCCTACTCCTCAATGTCGTCTTTTTGGCCCTCTGCGTTCTCCTGCTTTTCGCAGGGTTGCGCGCGGTTCTTTCGGTGACCATGCCATGA
- a CDS encoding 2Fe-2S iron-sulfur cluster-binding protein, with protein sequence MSPDTKTLDVSVWRGDSAGGKFERFQVPDQESQTILDVVVWIQQKIDPSLAYRYACRVGMCGSCAMMVNGQPRWTCRTHVQKVARDNRIEIAPLRNLPVIKDLAADMDPFFTKWVKAEGVFHPTGTRDDDIVRVDPAGDQRVQADAAIECINCAVCYASCDTVQGNPDYLGPAALNRAWTLVNDARDGRRGGILDAVSQGGGCHNCHSQGSCAKFCPNELSPITSIAGLKRETMKSIFKVRESC encoded by the coding sequence TTGTCCCCGGACACAAAGACCCTTGACGTATCTGTGTGGCGAGGAGACAGCGCCGGCGGCAAGTTTGAGCGCTTTCAAGTTCCTGACCAGGAAAGCCAGACCATTCTTGACGTCGTGGTCTGGATCCAACAGAAGATCGATCCCTCGCTTGCCTATCGATACGCTTGCCGCGTTGGCATGTGCGGGTCGTGTGCGATGATGGTCAATGGCCAGCCTCGCTGGACGTGCCGAACACACGTGCAAAAGGTCGCGCGCGACAACCGCATAGAGATAGCGCCTCTCCGCAATTTGCCAGTGATCAAGGATCTCGCGGCGGACATGGATCCCTTCTTCACGAAGTGGGTCAAGGCCGAAGGCGTGTTCCACCCGACAGGCACGAGGGACGACGACATCGTGAGGGTGGACCCCGCCGGTGATCAGCGCGTCCAAGCCGACGCTGCGATCGAGTGCATCAACTGCGCGGTGTGCTACGCCTCTTGCGACACCGTTCAAGGCAACCCCGATTATCTCGGCCCTGCAGCGCTCAATCGCGCTTGGACGCTCGTAAACGATGCAAGGGATGGCCGGCGAGGCGGTATCCTGGATGCCGTATCACAGGGCGGGGGCTGTCATAATTGTCACTCCCAAGGGAGCTGCGCCAAGTTTTGCCCGAACGAGTTGAGCCCGATCACGTCGATCGCCGGACTGAAGCGCGAGACGATGAAATCAATCTTCAAGGTCCGGGAATCATGCTGA
- a CDS encoding transposase, which yields MKKTRRKIDAALKAKIALEALREQSTVTDLAQRYQVHVNQIYAWKKQRQDQAIRAFDAGGECQKFCVRAPL from the coding sequence ATGAAGAAGACGAGACGGAAAATCGATGCAGCGCTGAAGGCAAAGATCGCCTTGGAGGCGCTGCGAGAACAATCAACGGTGACGGATCTGGCGCAGCGCTACCAGGTGCATGTGAACCAGATTTATGCGTGGAAGAAGCAGCGTCAGGATCAAGCGATTCGGGCGTTCGACGCGGGCGGGGAGTGTCAGAAGTTTTGTGTAAGAGCGCCTCTGTGA
- a CDS encoding IS630 transposase-related protein: MAHEETLRIRVIKAVIEDGLSRNEAARIFRVGIASTIRWVNTFEETRRTAPLLTGGDRRSVLKPHRDWLLELRSKENDLTLDAIVERLLRTHGVEADKSMLSRFFAAEGISFKKTVRASEQDRPDVAERREAWRRAQKSLGGRLIFLDQSVLQSNERSSP, from the coding sequence ATGGCGCATGAAGAGACTCTTCGCATTCGGGTGATCAAGGCTGTGATTGAGGACGGTCTTTCGCGGAATGAGGCGGCGCGGATTTTCCGGGTCGGGATCGCGAGCACGATCCGGTGGGTGAACACGTTCGAGGAGACGCGCCGCACGGCGCCTTTGCTGACCGGCGGGGATCGGCGTTCTGTACTGAAGCCGCATCGGGACTGGCTCCTGGAGCTGCGGAGCAAGGAGAACGATCTGACGCTCGATGCGATCGTCGAGCGCTTGCTTCGCACGCACGGCGTCGAGGCCGACAAGTCGATGCTGTCGCGCTTCTTCGCCGCCGAGGGGATCAGCTTCAAGAAAACCGTGCGCGCCAGCGAACAGGATCGTCCCGACGTCGCTGAGCGCCGGGAAGCGTGGCGGCGGGCGCAGAAGAGCCTCGGCGGCCGGCTGATTTTCCTCGACCAGAGTGTGCTGCAGAGTAACGAAAGGAGTTCACCATGA
- a CDS encoding Ulp1 family isopeptidase, with translation MDATASLFDGFFLVVDINERRLDWSVYGSRQTGLGAEVTKNISSQESSVEPNYYDPFSTETWMQQYAAMQDQQRVMQQSGNMPVAAGDFEQQLERLQLNSPDTSSAESGSPDARPAAAQRNQRHHVGGSMRGPSQSSAWDDRFGGARHSVDMPHAYLSGTAVGTFQSDLGDRLFSSTRYTAPSQPQPVAPTGEKKSRGLWSRVKSGIGKAFEGNRRKMPFGGPEPDVVYSELRIDYFKRGRPSDADGSLIEEFKLALGRENSCRTTIQNHVAVLKLFSEFLQSKGVTLGDVLGDGDLMQAFREGFLKVASSNSRQRLGAALGALQRFRAGTLASAPGSQPMHPQDGRLIEQFAAALRAYEVDPDGTIGRGTGRVPDGTIRKNLAALKGFARWLRVENREPMSTRAFNESASLAAEIEEYIAGDGERRARLRSALSHLRRLGPQGLQTVGPGPRLMGRQLTNPYPDDALMIDGLAKDALRKLGPGATREQKHQISRISSSQRGFSDWLQRERRGSIASRLNGTPQQERSLKADHKDFAEVTGLRSGGMNDLRKYLMVVEVNRALGLPAGVRSPAGEDARRSHSIPEFSAPQDTPSAGAWDWLGDQLQEPASQRRAFDELSSAGSASSSAWDFLRGELEQPASPSARASSSDIYHGLGTLVDLPSTPHELREDAQYAPVFPGLPHDAQLGALDPTSSLHARNPLLRSRNRLDLDPTDWLRDEHIQADYELLGQELQNTNPDLAARTRFVDPLVAHYHLRLGTESVARPAFQHIVRNRNGDDTADFLFLPVNDASATDPNLRGGHWSLLLVDRRARQSPVAYHYDSSGTFHSALAAQLAERLGANLLPVSMAQQQNGYDCGVFVVDGTRALVRRIAQGQRQRATVILDLNDLVVDRQALLNRLRTHPQWR, from the coding sequence ATGGATGCAACGGCGTCGCTGTTTGATGGCTTCTTTCTGGTTGTCGACATCAACGAGCGGCGTCTCGATTGGAGCGTCTACGGCTCGCGGCAGACGGGCTTGGGTGCGGAAGTTACGAAGAATATCTCGTCGCAGGAGAGCAGCGTGGAACCCAACTACTACGATCCATTCAGCACGGAAACTTGGATGCAGCAATACGCTGCCATGCAAGATCAGCAGCGGGTGATGCAACAATCGGGCAATATGCCGGTAGCTGCAGGGGACTTTGAGCAGCAGCTGGAGCGCTTGCAGCTCAATTCGCCTGATACAAGCTCCGCAGAGTCAGGTTCACCAGATGCTCGCCCTGCAGCGGCGCAAAGAAACCAGCGTCATCATGTCGGCGGCTCGATGCGTGGGCCATCGCAGTCCAGCGCGTGGGATGACCGGTTCGGCGGAGCGCGCCATAGCGTAGACATGCCTCACGCCTACCTTAGTGGTACGGCTGTGGGCACATTTCAGTCTGACTTAGGTGACCGGCTGTTCAGCAGCACACGCTACACGGCCCCATCGCAACCGCAGCCTGTCGCGCCAACAGGGGAAAAAAAGAGCCGTGGACTGTGGTCGCGTGTTAAGTCTGGTATTGGCAAAGCCTTCGAGGGGAATCGACGCAAAATGCCGTTCGGTGGCCCGGAGCCGGACGTCGTCTATTCAGAACTTCGCATCGATTACTTCAAGCGCGGCCGCCCGTCCGATGCGGACGGAAGTCTCATTGAAGAATTCAAGCTGGCATTGGGCCGGGAGAACAGCTGCCGCACGACCATTCAGAACCACGTCGCCGTGCTCAAACTTTTCAGCGAGTTCCTTCAATCCAAAGGGGTGACGCTGGGGGATGTGCTTGGTGACGGTGATCTGATGCAAGCGTTTAGGGAAGGATTTCTCAAAGTAGCGAGCAGCAATAGCAGGCAACGTTTGGGTGCAGCATTGGGTGCGCTCCAGCGATTCCGCGCCGGAACCCTCGCATCCGCCCCGGGGAGTCAGCCAATGCATCCCCAAGACGGTCGCCTTATCGAGCAGTTCGCGGCCGCACTCCGGGCGTACGAAGTTGATCCCGACGGTACCATCGGCCGAGGGACCGGAAGGGTTCCGGATGGAACCATTAGGAAAAATTTGGCGGCTCTTAAGGGGTTTGCTCGTTGGCTCCGGGTAGAGAACAGGGAGCCCATGTCAACCCGGGCTTTTAACGAGTCCGCGTCACTAGCTGCCGAAATCGAGGAGTACATTGCAGGCGATGGAGAGAGGCGTGCCCGTCTCAGGTCGGCACTGTCTCATCTCCGGAGGCTCGGGCCTCAGGGCCTCCAAACGGTCGGTCCCGGGCCCCGCTTGATGGGGCGCCAATTAACGAATCCTTATCCCGACGACGCCCTCATGATCGATGGCCTGGCCAAGGATGCCCTGCGCAAACTTGGACCCGGCGCCACGCGCGAACAGAAACATCAGATCTCCCGCATATCGTCCTCGCAACGTGGGTTTAGTGACTGGCTCCAAAGAGAGCGTAGGGGGAGCATAGCGAGCCGGCTCAACGGTACTCCTCAGCAGGAACGGTCGTTGAAAGCAGATCACAAGGACTTCGCCGAAGTCACGGGGCTGAGAAGCGGCGGAATGAATGATCTTCGGAAATACCTCATGGTCGTCGAGGTAAATAGGGCGCTCGGATTGCCTGCCGGCGTGCGTTCACCCGCCGGGGAGGACGCTCGGCGGTCCCACTCGATCCCGGAATTTTCCGCTCCACAAGACACCCCGAGCGCAGGGGCCTGGGACTGGCTCGGCGACCAGCTGCAGGAACCCGCCTCGCAACGCAGGGCGTTTGACGAGCTTTCCTCAGCAGGCTCAGCGAGCTCAAGTGCTTGGGATTTTCTCAGGGGGGAGCTGGAGCAACCTGCGTCGCCATCTGCTAGGGCTTCGTCGTCAGACATCTACCACGGCCTTGGCACTCTGGTCGATTTGCCCTCCACACCACACGAGCTGCGTGAGGATGCTCAATATGCGCCGGTGTTTCCGGGTCTGCCCCATGATGCTCAACTCGGGGCATTGGATCCGACATCCTCCCTCCACGCCCGCAACCCGCTCCTCCGCTCCCGCAATCGGTTGGACCTTGACCCCACGGATTGGCTGCGCGACGAGCATATCCAGGCTGACTATGAGCTCTTGGGTCAGGAATTGCAGAACACCAATCCAGATCTCGCCGCCCGGACGCGCTTCGTCGATCCCCTCGTAGCCCATTATCATTTGCGCTTGGGCACCGAGAGCGTTGCGCGCCCTGCATTCCAACACATCGTCCGAAATCGCAATGGTGACGATACAGCCGACTTCCTGTTCCTGCCAGTGAACGACGCCAGCGCTACGGATCCCAATCTCCGTGGCGGCCATTGGTCTCTGCTACTCGTTGATCGCCGCGCGCGGCAAAGCCCGGTTGCCTATCACTACGACTCGAGCGGGACCTTCCACAGCGCCCTTGCAGCACAGCTCGCAGAAAGGTTGGGCGCCAATCTGCTGCCAGTCAGCATGGCCCAGCAGCAGAACGGCTATGATTGTGGCGTGTTTGTGGTGGACGGCACGCGGGCTCTAGTTAGACGAATTGCACAAGGACAGCGGCAGCGGGCAACTGTGATACTGGACCTCAACGACCTCGTCGTTGACCGGCAGGCACTCCTGAATCGACTCAGGACTCATCCCCAGTGGCGCTGA